A region of Leishmania mexicana MHOM/GT/2001/U1103 complete genome, chromosome 8 DNA encodes the following proteins:
- a CDS encoding tryparedoxin, whose protein sequence is MSGVRKHLGDAVKLQKQNEMVDMSSLSGKTVFFYFSASWCPPCRGFTPQLVEFYDKHHVSKNFEIILASWDEEEEDFNGYYAKMPWLALPFEKRNIVEALTKVFKVESIPTLIGLNADTGETVTTRARHALTQDPEGAQFPWRDE, encoded by the coding sequence ATGTCCGGTGTCAGGAAGCACTTGGGGGACGCGGTGAAGCTGCAGAAGCAGAATGAAATGGTGGATATGAGCTCTCTATCCGGCAAGACCGTGTTCTTCTACTTCTCGGCAAGCTGGTGCCCGCCGTGCCGCGGCTTCACGCCGCAGCTGGTGGAGTTCTATGACAAGCACCACGTTTCGAAGAACTTCGAGATCATACTTGCGTCgtgggacgaggaggaggaggacttcAATGGGTACTACGCCAAGATGCCATGGCTGGCGCTGCCCTTTGAGAAGCGCAACATTGTGGAGGCGCTCACGAAGGTGTTCAAGGTGGAATCGATTCCGACGCTTATCGGCTTGAACGCGGACACGGGTGAAACCGTgacgacgcgcgcgcgccacgcgcTGACGCAGGACCCCGAAGGCGCGCAGTTCCCGTGGAGAGACGAGTAA